Within the Salvelinus sp. IW2-2015 linkage group LG19, ASM291031v2, whole genome shotgun sequence genome, the region aggtagtcacctggaatgcatttcaattaacaggtgcctccttaaaagttcatttgtagaatatctttccttcttaatgcgtttgagccaatcagttgtgttgtgacaaggtggtggtggtatacagaagataaccctatttggtaaaagaccaagtccataagatggcaagaacagctcaaataagcaaagagaaacgacagttcatcattaatTTAAAACATGAAGTTCAGTCCATCAGGAAAATATCAAAAactttaagtttcttcaagtgcagtcgcaaaaaccatcaagcgctatgatgaaactggctctcatgaggaccgccacaggaaaggaagatccagacttacctctactgcagaggataagttcattagagttaccagcctcagaaatcgacaattaactgcacctcagaatgcacctcacacatctcaacatgaactgttcagaggagactgcgtgaatcaggccttcatggacaaattgctgcaaagaaaccactaaaggacaccaataagaagaagagacttgcttgggccaagaaacatgagcaatggacattagaccagtggaaatttgtcctttggtctgatgagtccaaatttaagatgtttggttccaaccgcaatgtctttgtgagacgcagagtaggtgaatggatgatctccgcatatgtggttcctACCGTCAAATttgagaggtgtgatggtgtgggggtgctttgcaggtgCCTCTGTCAGTGAtgaatttagaattcaaggcacacttaaccagcatggctaccacagcattctgcagtgatacgccatcccatctggtttgcgcttagtgggactgtcatttgttttttacccagacaatgatccaacacacctccaggctgtgtatgggctatttgaccaagaaggagagtgatggagtgctgcatctccacaatcacccgacctgaacccaattaagatggtttgagataagttggactgcagagtgaaagaaaagcagccaagaagtgctcagcatatgtgggaacttctttaagattgttggaaaagcattccatgtgaagctggttaagagaatgccaagagtgtgaaaagctgtcatcaatgcaaagggtggctactttgaagaatctaacacttttttggttactacatgattccatatcttattacatagttttgatatgttcacaaataacaaaaaacccttgaatgagtaggtgtgttcaaacttttgactggtattgtatatattcatatatacagCCTATTATCTATAAAGCCTATGATGTACTTGAGGATGGAAAAAAGTAATGGAGAGCGGAGAACTACAGATCACAGTATTATGCTGCACAGTCAGAGCTTCTTAGAGCTTGTCGCTTTGTCTAGCAGAGGTCATGGAGAAATAACAGTCCACAGTTGTCGTGTTCATTTGTTCGGGGCTGTTCAGGATAGTACTTTGACATGAGTGGAAACATGATTTTTCCATCAGGCGCTTCCAGCATACCACACACGGCGCGCGAGTGTCAGTTTACCGCCTCGAACCGTGGATCATATCCCTCGAGAGATGAATTAACTACACAGATCCAAATGAGGTCTTAGAAAAATAGGTCCAATTGATAATTTTTATAGTAGCTTATGATGATGATTCTGATGTTATTCTGTTGTTATTGTCGAAGAAGAAACCATGCATGCCTATGGTGCCCATGTGCTAGGGAACATTGTGCAGTGCGTAAGCATGCATAATGCTTGTAAGGAAAACATGTTTGGCAAAACAAAAGAAGGTCAAACGAAAGCTGGTTGCATGTGTAGCCTCTCCCAATTCTTGATCACGATAAGTTTAATTTCAATATAAATCAGTTCAGGaggtatatacatatacaaatcATCGAGGAAAACTGAGACATGTATAGAAGACAAATATATAGATTTTGAGTTGAACTGAACATTTTCACCCAACTGCATTTCATTTATTACTTGCTATAAGGCAATACAGgtaaaattacaaaaacaataaagtcaAAGATTTAATGACgaaatatgaaaatatttacAGACGTGGTTTTATGAATTTTACGTTACCCGTTAAATGTGTAATAACAGTATAGTATTTTAACCCAACGACTTTAATGCAACAATTAAACGACAAGCTCAAACTATTAACCAAACAAGTATGTCGAGATAAAATCATTTCCCCTTATAAAATCAAAGGTAAAGAACATAATCTCCTCATAATTTCCGGCAACATAAAAACTAATAAACCCGCTGCGTTCAGGACGCACAGCTGGTTTAAATGACTTTTATTTTCTCAGCCACATAAGAATACTTAGAAGGCTTTGAACATATTGCACACAGAATCCTGTCATACCGTCTTGGTAAAATCGAAAATAGTTGTTTTTCAGCTTTTAAATGTGGACTGAAATCCACTTGGATAGGCTATTTTGCGATTATCTCTCCCCTGCTTATGTGTCTCGACTTGAGGCGACGGTTATTTGTAGCTCCAGACAGAAAATATAAATACTGAATGTCTGTTTCCGCTCACAGGGAGCTTCTCAGACACAGAAAAATAAATGCCGTATTTCTGCCCCAATACAGGGACCAATTTATAATTAGATATGTGCCACACTAATAATGACACACATCATTTCTTTAACAACATTATggctgtattattattattccaaGCTATTTTGTCAATAACAATCGTTATTAACAATTATTGTAACGCAGTAGTAGGCCTAAATATGAATTGGCCTACTGTGATAGCCTATTTGTAGAGTTGCAGAGAGTATGCTACTAAGGGACCTTTAGGTAACAATGTTATCTTAAATCTAGAATTAGGTATGTGAAACATTTGAATGCGTAAAACTAATGTTATTGGATTATATTTAGTGTTAGGCCCATTCCCTTTTCGCAACCTTATTCGTCACCTCAGTCCCTTCTTACCTTTCATCCTTCTGTCTTTCTTTATTTCCATTCTCTGGCCTCTTCCTCCCTTACTTCCTTTCTCTTCCCCTTTGGTTTTGGTTAGACTATTCAATACATATATAGTCTAGGCGAGACGATACTAGCCTAAACTATAAATTGAATATTAAGGAtatttacaacattatcaatgtgCTTCATACAGGACATCCACTGTTTGAGAGCTCACAATGATAYGCATATACGTTTTGAATGAGTTTGATATTACACCAAGTTGATAAGGCCATTTTTAATTCAGTAGCATAAGTAGTAGGCTACAAATGGCGGGTAGACATTGGGGAATGTGATGAGGGATCAGGCACCTGCAGGCCGACACCATACACCTGTCAGTGTTTGTGATGATAGATTGGCATTTTGACGTTTGTCTTGAAAACAACTTGTAGCGCAGATATCTTGGTTGTTCACAATCTATTCCATGCGCTATGAATTCAATGCAACAAAATATATCAACATAAAAACACATCACAATGTCAATGTAAAAGTTACTCTTTATTCAAAATATGTATTGTGTTTAAACAAAATTAAAAAACGTATACAAACTGCTCGACATGATcacaaaatgcaaaatgtaatattgtagattataaactgggtggttagagccctgaatgatgattggctgataGCCATTGTATATCAAACCGTAAATCATGGGTAtaacaaaataatttttttattgatctaatcACATTggttaccagtttataatagcaataaggcacctcgggggtttgtggtatttggccaatataccacggctaaggcctatggccaggcactccgcattgcgtcgtgttttagaacagcccttaaccgtggtatattggccatataccacacccccttgggcctaaTTGCTTAAGTAACTTAGGGGGAAACGCCCCATTAAGGGAAATGTCTATGTTCTGACAGAAAAAAAGCAATGTTTTGGTAATATTTAGATATGTGCATATTGGCTATCCTTAGGCAAACACATTTTGAAGGGAAATAAGTGGGCAGAATTAATTAAAACGCCATAGAGTGGGCATTTTGAACTCACTTTCCCAGCAAAATGCACCCTGAAGATTAGTGTGTTAAAACCCATTATATACGtttaatttgagatttttttgtaATTGACTCTTAAAAGCTAAAGTTTAGGTATCTTATTTGAATTAAATACATTGAATTTAGAAAAAAAAATTAACTGCACTTCTCACTCACTATTAATGTCCTCACTATGATGCGGTTTGAATGTGCTTCCTAACTCTCAATAAAGTTACTTCTGGAGGAtgtggatatgatttggaaagttcTAATATAGATACCACTGATTTGCATTGAATTATCCTGAGGGCATTTTGCCCCACTGGAGTCACTCCAACAAAAATAATTTTGTTGGAGTGACTTAAAAAGTTGAGATGAGACGTGACATTTTTAGTTGAGCAAGACTACTGGCATCCAGGGAAAGTGTTAAAAAATGATTGACATGAAGTGGTTTCTGTGAGAATTACAGGAGGGGGCGTTTAGCCCCAAGTTACCCTAAACAGCATGATTTGAAGTGATCAAGTGATTCGACAATTCAGTAACAATATTTTCAACAAACCAACAACATAAATAGCCTATAATCTATACATCATGAACTGTATGTACACAGTATAGCAAAAAAAATGCTATTGTTTTAAAGGGAAATTACCATAGAACATCAAAGCAACGAAATAAAGCCTACTCCTCCCCACAGGGTGCGTCGATCCATACAAACATGTCCAGATATAACACATACTATTCTCTATGACCTTGTCCAAATATAAGGCAATGAAATAAAATGCATTTAGTTCAAACATAATTACTGTCAAAGTACACCAATGCCAACCCAGTGTTTTTATTCTATTTGCCACTCGGGTCCATTACGAAAGAATACTGTCTGTTTTGAATCGGTGGTAAACGTCAGATCCTGGAGTAGCCAGCGCTGCAACTGCTGGGATTATCTGGTAAATGTATGAGCCCTTTTATGTCAATTTCAGAGCTGCGAAACTATATTTTCGATGATCCATCTCAGTACAATCCACCACCATATGCCCCCAGGATATGCGCAGCGTATGAGTCAATATGAAACATCGAATGGGCGGGATGCGGTAAGGCGACTGATGGTCCTCTCACAATGTGGGGCATCATCTGAGTGTAACCGGGCCACGGTAACGCACCAACGGTGGGAGAATTCTCAGCCCACTCCTGTCTCTTGAACGGTTTGCTGAGGATACTGTCTATAGCGAAGGAACTGGAGAACTTGGCACTGCTGGCTGGTGGTGCGGGTGTTGTGGTGAGTTGCGTGTCCTCGTCTGGACGATGGTCAGACACGTCTTGCTCTTTGCCTGTCTTTTTGTTGATTCGTTTTCTCCTGCGTCGGAACACTCCGTCAGCGAAGGTGTACTCGCTTTGAGGATTCAGCATCCAGTAGTTGTCCTTTCCCCATGGTCTGGACGTGTCCCGGAGGACCTTCAGAAAACAGTCGTTCAGTGACAAGTTGTGGCGCACGGAATTCCTCCAACCGGTGTAACTGCCCCGGAAAAAGGGAAACTTTGTCATCAGATAGTCATTGATCTCCGCCAGAGTCAGACGCCCCGACGTTGAGTCACGGATAGCCATGGCAATCAGTGCGATGTAAGAGTATGGAGGTTTTGGTCTCCGCGTGTACGGTTTGCCCTTGCCATCTGCACCCAGTGTGACAGGTGGCGGGCTGTGCGCTAGACAGTCCCCATCCGAACCCAACTCCTCCTCACCAGAGACAGGCGAGCGGACGCTGTTCTTAGCATCGCCGCACAGCTCCACAGATTTCACCTCATAGTGGTGGTTTCCACAGAATACTTCAAGTTTCATGTTGTCTGTTATAATTTCTGCTTTACTGCGAGTTTCTATCCAAAGTTTATCCGATGCCCAAGTAAAAACAGGCACGTCGCCAGAAGAGCTCAGGCCTCAGAGGAAGTCTCGTCTTGTTTGTAAAGGTGTCAAAGCGCAGAACGCTTTCAGTCAAAATATCCTATAAGTACCCGATGAAGTTTATACCTTTGGCAGCACTAGAGCTCGTCTcaccttctgtctgtctggtgggctGTTTATAGCAACAGGCTCACCTCAGGACCAACCCAACGAGGCGGGGCTTGATAATTACATGGATATTTTGGAAcaactgaatatcatgcactctCAGTGTTTATGACACATCATAAATCATAACAGTCattatctatttttatttcaataCTTGTTTGACAATGGAATTGCGTTGAGTAGCCCTTTCACCCTCCCTTTTTCAGTATAACAAGACAAGTAGGAATAGGCTATGTTTCTTACCTGTGTAACTCGATCTCGCTGTGGAGGTAGACACCGCTGGAGTACTTCACCTGAGACAACAGGTGGCGTGCGTTTCATTTTCATCTGTTCTGTCTCGCATGATGCAATTCTTATGGAGAGTTATACCTGACCTATCATCTTTTAATAGCATATGAATTCTTCAAATGTTTCAGTTTGGCCATCATATGTCTGCAGATACCTGGAATAATACCCTATTATATGAATTTGATACAAGCAGCCACCACTgataaaaattatatatttttttataaagatGCGGTGAATGTATTACCCTACATAGCCAAAAGTATCTGGAAatcccttcaaattagaggattccgctatttcagccacacctcaacaggtgtataacatcgagcacacggccatgcaatctccatagacgaagattggcagtagaatggcccgtactaaagagctcagtgactttcaacgtggcactgtcataggatgccacctttccaacaagtcagttcgtaaaaattctgccctgctagagcagccccggtcaactgtaagtgctgttattgtgaagtggaaatgtctaggagcaacaacgactcagccgcaaagtggtaggccacacaagctcaccgaacgggaccgccgagtgcagaCGCGTGtggtgcgtaaaaatcatctgtcctcggttgcaacactccctaccgagttccaaactgcctctggaagcaatgtcagcacaataactgttcgtcgggagcttcatgaaatggatttccatggccgagcagccacacacaagcctaagatcaccatgcgcaatgccaagcgtcggctggagtggtgtaaagcttgccgccattggactcaggagcagtggaaacgcattctctggatagctgaatcacgcttcaccatcatgCAGTCCGATGGATGATTCAGTGTAAGCGGactccaggagaacactacctgcccaaacgcatagtgccaactgtaaagtttggtggaggaggaataatggtctgggaatgtttttcatggttcgggctaggccccttagttccagtgaagggaaatcttcatgctacagcatacaatgacattcgagatgattctatgcttccaacgttgtggcaacagtttggggaaggccctttcctgtttcaacatgacaatgcccccgtgcacaaagtgaggtccatacagaaatggtttgttgacattgttgtggaagaacttgactggcctgcacagagccctgacctcaaccccatcgaacacttttgggatgaattggaacaatgACAAGTGTGAACACTTGTGTGGACAAGTGTGGTCCRgtgtggctcagttggtagagcatggcgcttgcaacgccagggttgtgggttcattccccacggggggaccaggatgaatatgtatgaactttccaaattgtaagtcgctctggataagagcgtcagctaaatgacttaaatgtaaatgtaaaatgtaatgactgcgagccaggcctagtcgtctaacatcagtgcccgacctcactaatgttcttgtagctgaatggaagtccctgcTGCAATGtttccacatctagtggaaatccttcccagaagagtggaggctgttatagcaccaaATCACGCTCCTTACAATCATCAGACTCAAACAGTCTGGTCATACCAGTCACAACCTTGCACAGCATGGGTGACATGGCCTTCTCACATATGGCCCCTGAGCTCTGGAACACTCTACCTGTACATGTCAAGGAAGATGCCTCAATTTCCTAATTTaaaacacaactaaatgtttgaTTGCTTAATTTGCCAAAAGTCTATATTTTGCATTATGTACATTGAGCGTGAGAAATGCGCTCTACAAATTCAATATTACTATAATTTTCACACAGTTTCTTTACTCTTTGCATTCTCTATACGTCTGTGAATGATAACAGCATTCCATCAAACACATGAACGCTATCTCAGGTGTCAACCATGGCAACATCTCAGAAAAACACTATAGTCAAGGAAATGTCTGTAAAGTCAGCAGTATGTTACCGTGAAAGGCTCCCCTGATAACGAATGCCATTATGAATAGTGAACATTCCGTTTTCCTATGCGGGTGTGTGGGATTTCCATACTATGGTTAGTGTAGAGAAGAAATCACAAGGCAGGTATTATGGTCAGGGGGTGACTAATTGTGAATTCTTAGTGGTGAGTATTGTTCAGTTGTTATGTCTTGAAGAAGAACATTCACACTAGTGGATGTCAGGGTGACAAAGAAAAAGTAAAAACAAATAGTCTCATAGTGCAAAGGGACACTTTCAAGTGTTCTCATGATCGCACATTAATGCACTTTGTTTTGGTGCAGCTGAAAGCATGTCCATACCAACTTGAGCACCCCCATAGAAgacaatgttgttgtgttgttgagtTTTTCTTGCCCAAACAGCATCagctagaccagggatgggcaactttgatcYgtgtgggggccacaaaaaagtctgaactcatcatgaggagcAGCAGTTGCttgcgggtctgcgtacccacatccataccccctcattttgccatggggtggagaggaaAATGATCTGTTTTACAGCCAATTTCCTACAATTCAGCACATTTTGCcaccatagggtggagagaaatgtttgcagttttcaaTATGACATCTGAGTaaagactgactaacaaaatcaatgaggaaaaactgctgatgcacaaccacatttctaaaTTGCAACTTGTGTATTTTACTACTCTAACTCGCAAGAGCAAGTTGAGACCCAGACTGAGTTCCTAaacaaaaaattatgaaatatccGAGGGCCGTCAAAAGGGCCGTTAATTACCATCCCTAAGCTAGACTATTTACCTGTGTATTCCTGTTCACCCTTGTTGCTGAGGGACTGAATGGCAGGCTGTTTTGATTAATCACAAATTTCTATTAATTAATGAATCTTTAAATAAATAGCCTTGAGGGTTCTGATGACTTTAAGAAACAGGGAAGTTATGCAGATTTAATACCAAGATGACACTACAACTATGAAAATAGTGTGTCTGGCTAGAAGCCATGACAGAACAGGTTTCTGGAAGTTATGCAAAGGGGGAGCTAGGCAAGCCCAATGCTCACTGGGTAAGCATTAATCTCAGGATCATGCACAGTTTAGCAAAAGAGAAGGACGATCACGCTGTTGGTTTTGTCACCGTGACAAAgcatttgtctctctgtctctggtgttGTTTTTGGGTTTGGTTAGGCCACTTAATCCAGGGGATGACCGCCAAAAGGTTAGCAAAACACTGGATGTAAAACTGACTCACATCATGGAgatgttgtattgtttatttaaataaaataaataaaatatgaatatagcacaaaacacacatcaggacgagacaacacaaaacaacacaaagagagacctaagacaacatagcaaggcagcaacacatgacaacacagcatgatagcaacacaacatgacaacaacatggtagcaacacaacatggtagcagcacaaaacattgtacacacattattgggcacagacaacagcacaaagacaagaaggtagagacaacaatacatcacgcgaagcagccacaactgtcagtaagagtgtccatgattgagtctttgaatgaagagattgagataaaactgtccagattgagtgtttgttgcagctccttccagtcgctagctgcagcgaactgaaaagaggagcgacccagggatgtgtgtgctttggagacctttaacagaatatgactggcagaacgggtgttgtatgtggaggatgagggctgcagtagatatctcagataggggggagtgaggcctaagagggttttataaataagcatcaaccagtgggtcttgcgacaggtatacaaaGATGACCAGAcaacagaggagtatagagtgcagtgatgtgtcctataaggagcattggtggcaaatctgatgtgTCTTATAAGTAGCATTGGTTGTAAatccgaatggtaaagaacatatagccgctcgagagcacccttacctaccgatctataaatgatgtctctgtaatctagcatgggtaggatggtcatctgaatcagggttagtttggcagctggggtgaaagaggagcgattacgatagaggaaaccaagtctagatttaactttagcctgcagctttgatatgtgctgagagaaggacagtgtaccgtctagccatactcacAAGTACtcgtatgaggtgactacctcaagctctaaaccctcagaggtagtaatcaaacctgtggggagaggggcattcttcttaccaaaccacatgacctttgttttgtaggtgttcagaacaaggttaagggtagagaaagcttgttggacactaagaaagctttgttgtagagcatttaacacaaaatacagggaggggccagctgagtataagactgtatcctctgcatatacatggatgagagaggttcctactgcttgagctatgctgttgatgtaaattgagaagagcatggggccttggatcgagccttggggtactcccttggcgacaggcagtggctgagacagcagatttttttactttatacactgcactctttgagagaggtagttagcaaaccaggccaaacacccctcagagacaccaatactccttagccggcccacaagaatggaatggtctaccgtatcaaaagctttggccaagtcaataaaaatagcagcacaacattgcttagaatcaagggcaatggtgacatcattgaggacctttaaggtttcagtgacacatccataacctgagtgggaaccagattgcataccagagagaatactataggcatcaagaaagccagtcagttgattattgacaagtttttccaacacttttgataaacagggaaaaatagaaataggcctataccagttaggatcagcttgatctcccccttcaAATAAAGTACTGAACAATAGCCAGCCACCTTATACTGTACACCCTAGAAGTGTCTGTAATGCACGCTATAACATTTTTTTTWatatatattttttacaatttttatcccattttctccccaattttcgtggtatccaatcgctagtaatttctatcttgtctcatcgctacaactcccgtacaggctcgggagagacgaaggtcgaaagccatgcgtcctccgaagcacaacccaaccaagccgcactgcttcttaacacagcgcgccgccaacccggaagccagccgcaccaatgtgtcagaggaaacaccgtgtacctggcccccttggttagcgcgcactgcgcccggcccgccacaggagtcgctggagcgcgatgagacaaggatatccctaccgaccaaaccctccctaacccggacgacgctatgccaattgtgcgtcgccccacggacctcccggtcgcggccggctgcgacagagcctgggcgcgaacccagagactctggtggcgcagctagcactgcgatgcagtgccctagaccactgcgccacccgggaggcccctgtaATGCACGCTATTACAGTGGCAGTGAATGTTACTATAATTACTGAATGTAGCTGAACTGTCATGGATGTCTTGAGGATGCTGAATTCTATTGGCAACGCTTCAAGAAAGAAAGTGTTGTTGGTTTGAGGTTGGAGATATGCAATGGCATATCAAAGGGCATAGCAGTTGATAACCTCTCAATGTCCTATCAACCTTCTCCAACCTCTACCACAGGGACATCGCAGACTGAGGGCATGCTTTAGCAGAGCAGAGATAACTTGACTTATGATGTGATTTCCCCCTATGGCTAATGCCAATGCTTTGATTCACCTTTAYCACCATCACACCCCAGCTCAAAATCCCTGATATGTTTACTCCAGATGTATAAAATATTCTCCTCCCCCGTACCACAGGTCATGGGCCGCTGCCGGAGTCAAGTGGCAGTCATACTAAACTGGATAACATATTGGTCGCCCTTTGTTGCGCCCTGTATCGTTGGCACGCTATAACAAGAGTACACCAGACACCTCCTGTGCCAATAGTTTTATTGGTTGGCTACCAtctcttaacttctctgcgctacggatcccttttacgggatcattttcctaaacaaccgctgaattgcagggcgcaaaatattactaaaaatatttataatcatgcaatcYCAAGTGAAATWTACCAAAACACAGCTTAYcttgttgttaatccacctatcgtgtcagattttgaaaatatgctttacagagaaagaaatccaagcttttgtgagtgtatcaatcaatgctagaacagctagccccaaattagcatggtcacgatagtcagaaaagcaataaaatgaatcgcttacctttgataatcgtCGGATGTTTGCaatcacgagactcccagttacacaacaaatgttctttttgttcgataaatattacttttataacaaaaaaactKaatttgggttgcgcgttgtgttcagaaaaccaaagcctcgttccgttcgacgaaaattccaaaaagtatccgtaatggtggtagaaacatgtcaaatgttttttataatcaatcctcaggttgtttttaatcgATAGTATTTCAACCAGACCGTAACCtagaaaagaaaatggagagctaccccactcgcgcgcaggaactattcagaggacacctgactacttttgaaaaatctcgctcatttttcaaaataaaagcctgaatctatgtctaaagcctggtcacagcccgaggaagccattgaaaaatgaatctggttgatacccctttaactggaagaaaggcgggccaggaaacacagataaaaaataaaaaataataacttccgggttagattttctcaggttttcgcctgcagaatcagttttgttatactcacagacaatattctgacagttttggaaactttggagtgttttctatcctaatctggacctgagaaatagtccatttaccttgggcacgttatttaaaaaaaataacttccgggttagattttctcag harbors:
- the LOC111978862 gene encoding forkhead box protein Q1-like encodes the protein MKLEVFCGNHHYEVKSVELCGDAKNSVRSPVSGEEELGSDGDCLAHSPPPVTLGADGKGKPYTRRPKPPYSYIALIAMAIRDSTSGRLTLAEINDYLMTKFPFFRGSYTGWRNSVRHNLSLNDCFLKVLRDTSRPWGKDNYWMLNPQSEYTFADGVFRRRRKRINKKTGKEQDVSDHRPDEDTQLTTTPAPPASSAKFSSSFAIDSILSKPFKRQEWAENSPTVGALPWPGYTQMMPHIVRGPSVALPHPAHSMFHIDSYAAHILGAYGGGLY